In the Populus trichocarpa isolate Nisqually-1 chromosome 1, P.trichocarpa_v4.1, whole genome shotgun sequence genome, one interval contains:
- the LOC7461694 gene encoding acetyl-CoA-benzylalcohol acetyltransferase — MEVQILSEKFIKPYSQTPLHLRNMKVSLIDQLAPPAYTPMILYYSAVNGEKTMSERDNRFNRLEKSLSETLACYYPLAGRYIEDRNMVDCNDDGALFLEAKVSGHLAQLDLQGAVDVKSLNRFVPFGDEMAFSPIVLAVQINKFDCGGLVIGVCISHRVADGHTMGAFLKAWATACRAGMHEMIRPSFDAGALFPATDVLRFGTPVPRDHGSQIVTKRFVFDGEKISSLKAKVMSYARDSDVKRPPSRVEVVTALLWKALIGVAQAKHGKLRPSLLTLPLNLRGKVDLLITENSFGNLYRMVGVRFNPKESSSEMHHLVSLLNDAVNKANKDCEQVVNSDDVIAMVSNSMEEIHNGARNGDLDICVVPSWCKFPFYQIDFGFGKPTWFSSVHKPLEIVLLVDTKFGTGIEAWVSLEVENMLQFQQYISQQCSNTSSDDIYFKAIQLSKSSFNNQTGVYDI; from the coding sequence ATGGAGGTTCAAATTCTGTCAGAGAAGTTCATAAAACCCTACAGTCAAACCCCACTTCACCTTAGGAACATGAAGGTATCATTGATTGATCAACTTGCTCCTCCGGCTTATACACCTATGATTCTCTACTATTCTGCTGTTAACGGTGAGAAGACGATGTCCGAAAGGGATAACAGATTTAACAGGTTAGAAAAATCATTATCAGAGACACTAGCATGCTATTATCCATTAGCAGGAAGATATATTGAAGACAGGAACATGGTTGATTGTAATGATGATGGGGCATTATTCTTGGAAGCTAAGGTGAGTGGCCATCTTGCTCAACTTGATCTCCAGGGAGCGGTTGATGTTAAGTCGCTGAATAGATTCGTTCCATTTGGAGATGAAATGGCCTTTAGTCCTATAGTACTAGCAGTTCAAATCAACAAGTTTGACTGTGGTGGGTTGGTCATTGGTGTGTGCATATCGCATAGGGTAGCTGATGGTCACACTATGGGGGCATTCCTAAAAGCATGGGCTACAGCCTGCCGAGCAGGGATGCATGAAATGATCCGGCCTAGTTTTGATGCAGGAGCTCTATTTCCGGCAACAGATGTCTTACGTTTCGGTACTCCAGTTCCTAGAGATCATGGAAGTCAGATTGTCACAAAAAGGTTTGTTTTCGATGGAGAAAAAATAAGCAGTCTGAAGGCTAAAGTTATGTCCTATGCTCGTGATTCAGACGTCAAACGCCCTCCTTCGCGGGTGGAGGTGGTGACAGCACTATTATGGAAAGCTCTAATAGGCGTAGCTCAAGCAAAACACGGAAAACTAAGACCTTCTTTGCTAACCCTTCCATTAAATCTTCGGGGGAAAGTGGATCTTCTGATTACAGAGAATTCTTTTGGAAACCTCTACAGGATGGTCGGTGTTCGATTTAATCCTAAGGAGAGTAGTTCAGAGATGCATCATTTGGTAAGTCTGCTCAATGATGCAGTAAACAAGGCCAACAAAGATTGCGAACAAGTGGTAAATTCTGATGATGTGATAGCTATGGTCAGTAATTCCATGGAAGAGATACATAACGGAGCAAGGAATGGGGATCTAGATATCTGTGTGGTTCCTAGCTGGTGTAAGTTTCCTTTTTACCAAATTGATTTTGGCTTTGGAAAACCAACTTGGTTTAGCAGTGTGCATAAACCACTGGAAATAGTACTTCTTGTGGATACCAAATTTGGGACTGGAATTGAAGCTTGGGTGAGCTTGGAAGTAGAAAATATGCTTCAGTTCCAACAATATATATCGCAGCAGTGCAGCAATACTTCCTCAGATGACATCTATTTTAAAGCTATTCaattatcaaaatcaagtttcaaTAATCAAACAGGGGTTTATGACATCTAA
- the LOC7461693 gene encoding uncharacterized protein LOC7461693 yields MSAKRSWTSYNLRSFLELIHRYRASSSNVSTVSKIGQGLSVHKGLQLINANSQEGRRFDSNMMKSDKVAPAPVPNPPGSNFPRWAKWILGTILSILLPFWQQEWKKLRRIEGESEIIVEEVEHVAEVVEKVATVAEKVSEEVAEVLPENGKLKETALLMEAVSKATAHDAKLTQDFIHKVDAVRHDIDDLETMVEPVIDKLVQQNSQGK; encoded by the exons ATGTCGGCTAAAAGGTCTTGGACTTCTTACAATCTACGAAGTTTTCTCGAACTAATTCATCGTTACAGAGCCAGCTCCAGCAATGTTTCTACAGTGTCCAAGATCGGACAGGGTTTATCAGTTCATAAAGGATTGCAGTTGATTAATGCCAATAGCCAAGAAGGGAGACGATTCGATTCCAATAT GATGAAGAGTGACAAGGTTGCCCCAGCGCCGGTTCCAAATCCTCCCGGAAGTAACTTCCCCCGTTG GGCAAAATGGATCTTGGGAACTATACTATCCATCTTACTACCTTTTTGGCAGCAAGAATGGAAGAAGCTCAGAAGGATAGAAG GAGAATCGGAAATTATTGTTGAAGAGGTTGAACATGTAGCAGAGGTGGTAGAAAAGGTGGCGACTGTGGCGGAGAAGGTATCAGAAGAGGTGGCCGAAGTGCTGCCTGAAAACGGAAAACTAAAGGAAACAGCTTTGTTGATGGAAGCCGTTTCAAAAGCAACTGCCCATGATGCTAAACTAACACAAGACTTTATTCACAAG GTGGATGCTGTACGGCATGACATTGATGACTTAGAGACGATGGTTGAACCTGTAATAGACAAGCTTGTGCAGCAAAACTCTCAAGGAAAGTGA